The proteins below come from a single Natranaerofaba carboxydovora genomic window:
- a CDS encoding low molecular weight protein arginine phosphatase: MKPNDKLNILFVCTGNTCRSCIAEDIFRRKIDELGIKENFKVFSAGIFAFEGSSASEQAKEVVEKNGGDLSSHASRQLKPDMIEKADYVFTMTLSHKEGVIQMMPEASDKIYTLKEFVEEESADLDIVDPFGKAIEIYEKTYKEIESAIEKLLELIIKN, encoded by the coding sequence ATGAAACCAAATGATAAGTTGAATATATTATTTGTTTGTACTGGCAACACTTGTCGAAGCTGTATAGCAGAAGATATTTTTAGAAGAAAAATAGACGAGTTAGGAATAAAAGAAAATTTTAAGGTTTTTTCAGCGGGTATATTTGCTTTTGAGGGAAGTAGTGCTTCAGAGCAGGCAAAAGAAGTTGTAGAAAAAAACGGAGGGGATTTATCTTCGCATGCTTCAAGGCAGTTAAAACCTGATATGATAGAGAAAGCAGACTATGTTTTCACCATGACTCTTTCACACAAAGAAGGTGTTATCCAAATGATGCCTGAAGCCTCAGACAAAATATATACATTAAAAGAATTTGTAGAGGAAGAGTCAGCTGATTTAGACATTGTTGACCCATTCGGCAAAGCTATAGAGATTTATGAAAAAACTTATAAAGAAATTGAAAGTGCAATCGAGAAATTATTGGAACTTATTATAAAAAACTAA
- a CDS encoding L-threonylcarbamoyladenylate synthase has product MNKIISTKLYEVDPQNPDKKLIKQAAKELADNNTVVFPTETVYGLGANGLSDTAIDKIFKAKKRPQDNPLILHISDLQDLDRLCEINKDIYKLAGHFWPGPLTIILKKKKTVPTSVSAGLDTVAVRMPSHPVALQLIKEAEVPVAAPSANLSGKPSPTRAKHVIHDLWGRVNVIIDAGPTGVGVESTVLDMSSHPYRVLRPGGITPKDLERVLGGKVKLYVSNNNKPSSPGLKYKHYAPNAQLLLVEGENKEEIVLKIKTLGEDYQSRGLKVGILITDEMLDYLINKSCENNGYSNFYKILTLGPENDLDIVARNLYSKLREMDESEVDIIIARGFEEKGMGIAIANRLSKAAGNNIIKI; this is encoded by the coding sequence ATGAATAAAATAATTTCAACCAAATTATATGAAGTAGATCCACAAAACCCAGACAAAAAACTAATTAAACAAGCGGCCAAAGAATTAGCTGACAATAACACAGTGGTATTCCCCACGGAGACGGTGTATGGACTTGGTGCCAATGGTCTAAGTGATACAGCAATAGACAAAATCTTTAAAGCAAAAAAAAGGCCCCAGGATAATCCTTTGATTTTACATATATCAGACCTTCAAGATCTAGACAGGCTGTGCGAAATTAACAAGGATATATATAAGTTGGCAGGGCATTTTTGGCCCGGGCCTTTAACCATAATATTAAAAAAGAAAAAAACGGTGCCAACTTCGGTGTCTGCTGGGCTTGATACGGTGGCGGTCAGAATGCCTTCGCACCCTGTGGCGCTTCAATTGATCAAAGAAGCAGAAGTTCCAGTTGCTGCGCCTAGTGCTAACCTTTCAGGTAAACCGAGCCCTACAAGGGCCAAGCATGTTATCCATGACCTGTGGGGAAGGGTTAATGTAATTATTGATGCGGGCCCTACTGGTGTAGGGGTGGAGTCAACTGTTTTGGATATGTCTTCTCATCCTTATAGAGTGCTTCGCCCCGGTGGAATAACTCCAAAAGATTTGGAAAGAGTGCTTGGTGGGAAAGTGAAGTTATATGTATCAAATAACAACAAACCGTCCTCGCCTGGTTTGAAATATAAACACTACGCTCCTAATGCTCAATTACTGTTGGTCGAAGGGGAAAACAAAGAAGAGATTGTACTAAAAATTAAAACCTTAGGGGAAGATTATCAAAGTAGAGGATTAAAAGTTGGGATACTGATAACTGATGAGATGCTAGATTATTTAATAAACAAATCCTGTGAGAATAATGGGTATAGTAATTTTTATAAGATTTTGACTCTTGGCCCTGAAAATGATTTGGATATAGTTGCAAGGAATTTATATAGTAAATTAAGGGAAATGGATGAGTCAGAAGTAGATATTATAATAGCCCGGGGGTTTGAGGAAAAAGGTATGGGGATAGCCATAGCAAACAGACTTAGTAAAGCTGCAGGAAATAATATTATTAAAATTTAA
- the rpiB gene encoding ribose 5-phosphate isomerase B: protein MDKESVVGVASDHGGYELKEEIYQYLLDQGYQVVNLGCFDESSVDYPDYALKLGESLKEGEIDRGILVCGTGIGISIAANKIPGIRAAQCHDIYTAQMAREHNDANVLALGGRITGKNTSLRIVDIFMSTKFGEGRHKKRVEKISEIEQKYKKS from the coding sequence ATGGATAAAGAATCAGTCGTAGGTGTTGCTAGTGATCATGGTGGCTATGAACTAAAAGAAGAAATATATCAGTACTTATTAGACCAAGGTTATCAAGTTGTTAATCTTGGCTGTTTTGATGAAAGTTCAGTTGATTATCCTGACTATGCACTCAAATTAGGCGAAAGCTTAAAAGAAGGAGAAATTGACCGTGGGATTTTGGTATGTGGCACAGGGATAGGCATTTCAATTGCTGCCAACAAAATTCCTGGTATAAGGGCTGCACAATGTCATGATATATACACTGCCCAGATGGCAAGAGAACATAATGATGCTAATGTACTTGCCTTAGGAGGGAGAATAACGGGGAAAAATACATCATTAAGAATCGTAGACATATTTATGTCTACAAAATTTGGCGAAGGGCGTCATAAGAAGCGCGTAGAGAAGATAAGCGAGATTGAACAAAAATACAAAAAAAGTTAA
- the larC gene encoding nickel pincer cofactor biosynthesis protein LarC: MQILYFDCFSGISGDMILGSLIDLGVNLDDMQNELSKLNLSGYEIKSEKVVKKGISGTKVDIEISKDSTNNNKKRHLKDIKKLINESTLSNEIKNTACEVFEKLAAAEAKIHNTTKENIHFHEVGALDSIIDIVGAVIGIELIGVDKIYSSPVHLGRGFVNCEHGKIPVPAPATIELAKDIPVYSEGINKELTTPTGIAILSTLCSSFDYLPDMVINEIGYGAGNSELEHPNLLRLIKGELNIGNKKNVKEVDKDSNEEYISIIEANIDDMIPEHYSHLMDLSFKKGALDVYFTPVQMKKNRPATKISIISFPDKINLLKEIILKNTTTLGVRSYTAKRERLNRINIDFDTSIGKASIKVGYKGKEVYNWTVEYESALKLAKKENIPLKEVYNIINKEFLSQKNNLLD; this comes from the coding sequence TTGCAGATATTATATTTTGACTGTTTCTCAGGAATTTCCGGAGATATGATTCTTGGAAGCCTCATAGATTTAGGTGTTAACTTAGATGATATGCAAAATGAACTATCAAAACTAAATTTGTCAGGTTATGAGATTAAAAGTGAAAAAGTAGTCAAGAAAGGTATAAGCGGAACTAAAGTGGATATTGAAATAAGCAAAGATAGCACAAATAACAATAAAAAAAGGCATTTAAAAGATATAAAAAAGCTAATTAATGAAAGTACCTTGAGTAATGAAATTAAGAATACTGCTTGTGAAGTATTTGAAAAGTTAGCAGCAGCTGAAGCAAAGATACATAATACTACAAAAGAAAATATTCATTTTCACGAGGTGGGCGCCTTAGATTCAATAATTGATATTGTAGGTGCTGTAATAGGTATTGAACTTATAGGTGTTGACAAAATTTACTCCTCCCCCGTTCATCTTGGTAGGGGATTTGTCAACTGCGAGCACGGAAAAATCCCTGTCCCTGCACCTGCCACAATAGAGCTTGCAAAAGACATACCCGTATATTCTGAGGGAATAAACAAAGAACTTACCACCCCTACCGGGATAGCTATTCTTTCTACCCTTTGTTCGTCCTTTGATTATCTTCCGGATATGGTCATAAATGAGATAGGTTATGGCGCTGGAAATAGTGAACTAGAGCATCCAAATTTACTAAGATTAATAAAGGGGGAATTAAATATAGGGAATAAAAAAAACGTTAAAGAGGTGGATAAAGATTCGAATGAGGAATATATCTCAATTATTGAGGCAAATATTGATGATATGATTCCAGAACACTATAGCCATCTGATGGACTTGTCTTTTAAAAAAGGTGCTCTAGATGTATATTTTACACCTGTACAAATGAAAAAAAATAGACCGGCAACGAAGATTTCTATCATATCTTTCCCTGACAAAATAAACTTATTGAAAGAAATTATTTTAAAAAACACTACCACTTTAGGTGTAAGAAGTTATACTGCTAAAAGAGAAAGGTTAAATAGAATAAATATTGATTTTGACACGTCTATAGGCAAAGCATCCATAAAAGTCGGTTACAAAGGAAAAGAAGTATACAATTGGACTGTCGAATATGAGTCAGCTCTTAAGCTAGCCAAAAAAGAAAACATCCCATTAAAGGAAGTTTATAACATAATAAATAAAGAATTTTTAAGTCAAAAAAATAATCTTTTGGATTAG